From a single Gemmatimonadales bacterium genomic region:
- a CDS encoding aldehyde dehydrogenase (NADP(+)), translating to MNLTGENLVGDEPVKGSGTTFRAVNPATGAELEPPFREADDAIVDRALRGTEAVSLPYAGTPPAVRAGLLRGIADEIQDLGQELLDRAHEETALPPARLESERTRTTSQLRLFASLLDEGSWVEARIDPGDPARTPVPKPDIRRMLIPLGPVAVFAASNFPLAFSVAGGDTAAALAAGCPVVCKAHPAHPGTSELVARAIGRAARGAGLEPHIFSLVHGWSPDVGLALARHPLTRAVAFTGSFGAGRALFDAAAARPVPIPVYAEMGSVNPVFLLPSALAERCDAIAEGLAQSITLGAGQFCTNPGVVVGVRGDGLDRLRRLLAERLGASPPGVMLYARLGEAYAAALERARARGALVLTAPAAPPAPARAGAALLGTYAARFAGDAEWQEEIFGPASLVVEARDAAELMRVAEALGGQLTAAIHGSPDELAAHAPLVEMLRRKAGRLIFNGFPTGVEVGHAMQHGGPYPASTDSRSTSVGTASIARFLRPVCYQDFPDAALPAALRNRNALGIWRRVDGELTQDDVRPPV from the coding sequence ATGAATCTGACGGGCGAGAACCTCGTCGGCGACGAACCGGTCAAGGGCAGCGGCACCACGTTCCGGGCGGTGAACCCCGCGACCGGAGCGGAGCTGGAGCCGCCGTTCCGCGAGGCCGACGACGCGATCGTGGACCGCGCGCTGCGCGGCACCGAGGCCGTCTCGCTGCCCTACGCGGGCACGCCGCCGGCCGTGCGAGCGGGCCTCCTGCGCGGCATCGCCGACGAGATCCAGGATCTCGGCCAGGAGCTGCTCGACCGCGCGCACGAGGAGACGGCGCTGCCGCCGGCGCGGCTCGAGAGCGAGCGGACGCGGACGACGAGCCAGCTGCGCCTGTTCGCCTCGCTGCTCGACGAGGGCTCGTGGGTCGAGGCGCGCATCGATCCCGGCGATCCGGCGCGCACGCCGGTCCCCAAGCCCGACATCCGGCGGATGCTCATCCCCCTGGGGCCGGTCGCGGTGTTCGCCGCGAGCAACTTCCCGCTCGCCTTCTCGGTCGCGGGGGGCGACACCGCGGCGGCGCTGGCCGCCGGCTGCCCGGTGGTGTGCAAGGCGCACCCGGCGCACCCCGGCACCTCCGAGCTGGTGGCCCGCGCCATCGGCCGGGCCGCGCGCGGCGCCGGCCTCGAGCCCCACATCTTCTCGCTCGTCCACGGCTGGTCGCCCGACGTCGGCCTCGCCCTGGCGCGCCATCCGCTCACCCGCGCCGTGGCCTTCACCGGCTCGTTCGGGGCCGGGCGCGCGCTGTTCGACGCCGCCGCGGCGCGCCCCGTGCCGATCCCCGTGTACGCCGAGATGGGGAGCGTCAATCCGGTGTTCCTCCTGCCTTCGGCGCTGGCCGAGCGGTGCGACGCGATCGCCGAGGGGCTCGCGCAGTCCATCACCCTCGGCGCCGGCCAGTTCTGCACCAACCCCGGCGTGGTGGTCGGCGTGCGCGGCGACGGACTGGACCGGCTGCGGCGCCTGCTCGCCGAGCGCCTCGGTGCTTCGCCGCCCGGCGTGATGCTGTACGCCCGGCTCGGCGAGGCCTATGCCGCGGCGCTCGAGCGCGCGCGCGCCCGCGGCGCGCTGGTCCTCACCGCGCCCGCGGCGCCTCCGGCGCCGGCGCGCGCGGGCGCCGCCCTGCTGGGGACCTACGCCGCGCGGTTCGCGGGCGACGCGGAGTGGCAGGAGGAGATCTTCGGACCGGCCTCGCTGGTCGTCGAGGCCCGGGACGCCGCCGAGCTGATGCGGGTGGCCGAGGCGCTCGGGGGCCAGCTCACGGCGGCGATCCACGGCAGCCCGGACGAGCTCGCCGCCCACGCGCCGCTGGTCGAGATGCTGCGGCGCAAGGCCGGCCGCCTGATCTTCAACGGCTTCCCGACGGGGGTCGAGGTGGGGCACGCGATGCAGCACGGCGGCCCGTATCCCGCATCCACCGACTCGCGGTCCACGTCCGTGGGCACCGCGTCCATCGCCCGCTTCCTCCGGCCGGTGTGCTACCAGGACTTCCCGGACGCGGCGCTCCCCGCCGCGCTGCGGAACCGGAACGCGCTCGGCATCTGGCGGCGGGTGGACGGGGAGCTGACGCAGGACGACGTGCGGCCCCCGGTTTAG
- a CDS encoding YjhG/YagF family D-xylonate dehydratase, with the protein MDAPLDAPPPSPPSLEEVLGTADAVSAGRLAGEGPAGRLPLTAAMLRDRPSGDVFGLTQDVGMGWSPAELGGPQVVVVSTLGGLRGDDGRPVALGYHTGHWEIGLLVREAALTLRARGALPFAVYCSDPCDGRTQGTTGMFDSLAYRNDAAIVMRRLIRSLPTAAAVLGVATCDKGLPATMLALAGSSHLPGVVVPGGVTLPAAGAEDAGQVQSLGARFSHDLVTLDYAAAMGCRACGSPGGGCQFLGTAATSQVVAEALGLAVPHGALAPSGEPAWLELARRSALALLRLHALGIPVARILTPHALENAMLVHAAFGGSTNLLLHVPAIAHAAGLAPPTVEDWSRVNRATPRLVDCLPNGPRNHPTVQVFLAGGVPEVMLHLRKMGLLHGEVLTATGATLDATLDWWEGSERRRAARAGLAAGASVSPDDVILGPDAARRAGLTSTVVFPVGNLAPEGSVIKATAIDPSVVGADGVFRHRGPARVFADEREAIRAVKGRTARPVRPGDVIVLIGNGPSGTGMQETAQITFALKYLPWGKHVSLVTDGRFSGVSTGACVGHVGPEALVGGPIGRVRDDDLIEIVVDRTALTGSVSLVGAGGEALPPARCAALLARRAPHPDLAVHPALPDDTRLWAALQRASGGTWAGCVFDVDRIVAALEAGGPAAGAAPRGKAPAGGARPARRKKRRPRASKRVAGRRRRRAGGPR; encoded by the coding sequence ATGGACGCTCCACTCGACGCGCCGCCGCCGTCGCCGCCGTCCCTCGAGGAAGTGCTGGGCACGGCCGACGCGGTGTCCGCCGGCCGGCTCGCGGGTGAGGGGCCGGCCGGCCGCCTGCCGCTCACGGCCGCGATGCTCCGCGACCGGCCGAGCGGCGACGTCTTCGGCCTGACGCAGGACGTGGGGATGGGCTGGAGCCCGGCCGAGCTGGGTGGGCCGCAGGTCGTCGTGGTCAGCACGCTCGGCGGACTCCGGGGCGACGACGGGCGCCCGGTGGCGCTCGGCTACCACACCGGGCACTGGGAGATCGGCCTGCTGGTGCGCGAGGCGGCGCTGACCCTGCGGGCGCGGGGTGCGCTGCCGTTCGCGGTGTACTGCAGCGACCCGTGCGACGGCCGCACCCAGGGCACGACGGGGATGTTCGACAGCCTGGCGTACCGCAACGACGCCGCGATCGTGATGCGCCGGCTGATCCGCTCGCTCCCGACCGCGGCGGCGGTGCTCGGGGTCGCGACCTGCGACAAGGGCCTGCCCGCCACCATGCTCGCGCTCGCGGGCTCCTCGCACCTGCCGGGCGTGGTCGTGCCCGGAGGCGTGACGCTGCCGGCGGCCGGGGCGGAGGATGCGGGGCAGGTGCAGAGCCTCGGCGCGCGGTTCTCGCACGACCTGGTGACCCTCGACTACGCGGCGGCGATGGGATGCCGCGCCTGCGGCTCGCCCGGCGGCGGCTGCCAGTTCCTCGGCACCGCGGCCACCTCCCAGGTCGTGGCCGAGGCGCTGGGGCTCGCGGTGCCGCACGGCGCGCTCGCGCCCTCCGGCGAGCCCGCGTGGCTCGAGCTGGCGCGGCGCTCGGCGCTGGCGCTGCTGCGGCTCCACGCGCTCGGGATCCCGGTCGCCCGCATCCTCACGCCGCACGCGCTCGAGAACGCGATGCTGGTGCACGCCGCGTTCGGCGGCTCCACCAACCTGCTGCTGCACGTCCCGGCCATCGCGCACGCGGCCGGCCTCGCGCCCCCGACGGTCGAGGACTGGAGCCGGGTGAACCGGGCCACGCCGCGGCTGGTGGACTGCCTGCCCAACGGGCCGCGCAACCATCCCACGGTGCAGGTCTTCCTGGCCGGCGGCGTGCCGGAGGTGATGCTCCACCTCCGGAAGATGGGGCTGCTGCACGGGGAGGTGCTCACCGCGACGGGCGCGACGCTCGACGCGACGCTCGACTGGTGGGAGGGGAGCGAGCGGCGGCGGGCGGCGCGCGCGGGGCTCGCCGCGGGCGCGTCGGTCTCGCCCGACGACGTGATCCTGGGCCCGGACGCCGCCCGGCGCGCGGGGCTCACCAGCACGGTCGTCTTCCCGGTCGGCAACCTCGCCCCCGAGGGGTCGGTCATCAAGGCGACCGCGATCGATCCGTCGGTGGTGGGCGCGGACGGCGTGTTCCGGCACCGCGGGCCCGCACGCGTGTTCGCCGACGAGCGGGAAGCCATCCGCGCCGTCAAGGGGCGGACCGCGCGGCCGGTCCGCCCCGGCGACGTGATCGTGCTGATCGGCAACGGCCCCAGCGGGACGGGGATGCAGGAGACCGCGCAGATCACCTTCGCCCTGAAGTACCTGCCGTGGGGCAAGCACGTGTCGCTGGTGACCGACGGCCGGTTCTCCGGCGTCTCGACCGGCGCGTGCGTGGGCCACGTCGGGCCGGAGGCGCTCGTCGGCGGCCCGATCGGGCGGGTGCGCGACGACGATCTGATCGAGATCGTGGTGGACCGGACGGCGCTCACGGGATCGGTCAGCCTGGTCGGCGCCGGGGGCGAGGCGCTGCCGCCGGCGCGATGCGCGGCGCTGCTCGCCCGGCGCGCGCCGCACCCGGACCTCGCGGTGCACCCGGCGCTGCCCGACGATACGCGGCTGTGGGCGGCGCTGCAGCGCGCCAGCGGCGGCACCTGGGCCGGCTGCGTCTTCGACGTGGATCGGATCGTGGCGGCGCTCGAGGCGGGGGGGCCCGCGGCCGGAGCCGCGCCGCGGGGCAAGGCTCCGGCGGGCGGCGCGCGGCCCGCGCGCCGGAAGAAGCGGCGGCCCCGCGCGTCGAAGCGGGTGGCGGGCCGCCGGCGCCGCCGTGCCGGGGGCCCGCGGTGA